The DNA window ACGCATATGAACTTGGATTAAAAGGCGTGGCAATAACTGACCACGATAGTTTGTCTGCGCATCTTAAAGCAATCGAGTTTTACGAAAATTTTATTGAACAGAAGTATAAAGAAATATGCGCGGCGCAAGGAATCGAACCAAACGATAATTTGTCAATTGAGGAAAAAATTAAAGTTGTTGATTTTAAACTTGTTCTTGGAAACGAAATCTATTTAACTCGTGATGGTCTTGATGAAGCAACGGCGGCGCCGGGTGAACCATTCTATCACTTTATCCTCCTGGCAAAAGATAAAGAAGGTCATAAACAATTAAGACAATTAAGTAGTAGAGCTTGGGAAAGAGCGTGGTTTAGAGCGATTTTAAGAACTCCAACCTACTTAAGTGATTTGGTAGATATTGTTAAGGGCGGCCATCTTGTGGCAACAACTGCATGTATTGGTGGTTTCACCGGCAAAATGTTTATGAATATGCGGGACGATGATCCTTCACAAGAGTCATATTATCTTGAACGCATAACGAATTTCTTGAATTGGACAAGAGAGTTATTTGGTATGAATAACTTTTTTATTGAGTTGCAACCATCATTTAATGAAGATCAAATTGAATATAACAAGTTCATGATCGAACATTTTTGGGGCAACTTCAATTTTACTTTTGCGACAGATAGCCATTATTTAAAGAAAGAAGATCGTGGTGTTCATAAAGCATTTTTAAATAGTAAGGCAAGTAAAGATCGCGAAGTGGATGAATTTTATAGCGCGGCATATATGATGAGCGCAGAAGAAGTTTATTCATATATGAAAGATTATATTGACATTGATAAGTTTAATATTATGGCGGCAAACACTAATAAAATTAAAGATATGTGTCAATATTATACATTAAAACAAGATCAAGTCGTTACCAAGGTTGAATATGAACCAGTAGACGATGAAACTTCAATTTTTGATGATGTTGATTTTGAAACGCATCCATACTTACATTATTATTTAACGACTTCTGATGAGGCCGATCATTATTTTATACAACTTCTCGCAAAAGGTTTTTGTGAAAAATATGAACCTGAATGGGATTTTGATAAATATATTGATAGATTGGAAGAAGAGTTGTGGACAATTCACGAAATTAGTAAAACAATTGGTAAATCATTGTCAGACTATTTTATTAGTATGCACAAAATGATTGATATTATTTGGAATGAAGCGGATAGTTTTGTCGGACCATCACGTGGTTCTGCTGGCGCGGCGTTATCAAACTATTTGTTGGGTATAACCCAAATGGACCCGCTCAAACAAGAATTGGTTTTGCCAGTTTGGAGATTCCTGCATCCTTCTAGACCAGACTTGCCCGATATTGATATTGATACCGAAAGTTCAAAGCGCGTACGTGTTTTTAAACGTGTACAAGATTATTTTAAAAAACTTGGTGGAAACCTTGTTAATATATGTACTTTTGGTACAGAAGGAACTAAAAGTGCGCTGAAAACGGCGGCTAGAGGTCTTAATATCGATGATGATGTTATAACATACTTAACAAGTATGATTCCCAATGAGCGCGGCTTTGACTGGACACTTGATCAATGTTATTATGGTGATGACGAACATACTGCTATTAAGGCATTTAAAGAAGAAATAGATAATTATCCACAACTTTGGGAATTAGCAAGAACAATTGAAGGATTGGTAACAAGATTGGGCGTACATGCGTCAGGTGTTGTCGCGGTCAACTGCCCGTTTACAGAGTATAATAGTTATATGAAGACCAGTAAAGGTCAGATTGTATCAGCATTTGATCTACACGATAGTGAAAAAATGGGGTTGAAAGTTATAAAATAATTGACCCAAAATCTACTTAACTAAAGACCATTAGTGTACACATATTTTTATAAACTTGACTTTTCATCAAGAATGATTTATAATTATATTATAAAAAGATGTGTGCATCGGACGAGACTGACCATGAAAGATGAAGCCAGGTCCGAGCCAGAACGTAGTGAGGTAGAATATGTATATTTATTTAATTACTAATTTAGTTAACAACAAAAAATATGTTGGACAAACAAACAATTTCCAACGAAGAATGAATGAACATCGTAGCGGTCAGGGCACAGTTATTGATCAAGCTATAAAAGCATATGGTGTTAAAAATTTTTCATCAGAGATTATTTGAGAATCCGATAATCAGAATGAAATAAATCAAAAAGAACAAGAATTTATTATTTATTATAATAGTTTAGTTCCAAATGGTTATAATATTCAAAAAGGCGGTTTAAATAACAGTATGGGAGAACAAAATCCCAATGCTATTTTAACTGAAGATGAGGCTCAATGAATATTAGATAATCGAGACAA is part of the Methanobrevibacter sp. genome and encodes:
- a CDS encoding PHP domain-containing protein, which encodes MNIGTYSSLHNHTEYSNLKLIDSINRSESLIKYAYELGLKGVAITDHDSLSAHLKAIEFYENFIEQKYKEICAAQGIEPNDNLSIEEKIKVVDFKLVLGNEIYLTRDGLDEATAAPGEPFYHFILLAKDKEGHKQLRQLSSRAWERAWFRAILRTPTYLSDLVDIVKGGHLVATTACIGGFTGKMFMNMRDDDPSQESYYLERITNFLNWTRELFGMNNFFIELQPSFNEDQIEYNKFMIEHFWGNFNFTFATDSHYLKKEDRGVHKAFLNSKASKDREVDEFYSAAYMMSAEEVYSYMKDYIDIDKFNIMAANTNKIKDMCQYYTLKQDQVVTKVEYEPVDDETSIFDDVDFETHPYLHYYLTTSDEADHYFIQLLAKGFCEKYEPEWDFDKYIDRLEEELWTIHEISKTIGKSLSDYFISMHKMIDIIWNEADSFVGPSRGSAGAALSNYLLGITQMDPLKQELVLPVWRFLHPSRPDLPDIDIDTESSKRVRVFKRVQDYFKKLGGNLVNICTFGTEGTKSALKTAARGLNIDDDVITYLTSMIPNERGFDWTLDQCYYGDDEHTAIKAFKEEIDNYPQLWELARTIEGLVTRLGVHASGVVAVNCPFTEYNSYMKTSKGQIVSAFDLHDSEKMGLKVIK